From Microbacterium rhizosphaerae:
TCGTCACGGCCGTCAGCGTCCGGTCCGAGCGTCTCCTCGCCCGTACCCTCTCGGGCCTCGACGCCCTGCAGGTGCCCGAGCGGCGCGGTGCCGTCCGCATCGTGACGAGCCGATTCGTGGATGCTGCGCACCGCCACGGCGTGGAGGTCCACGTGTGGACCGTCAACGAGCCCGAGGATATGCGGCGGCTTCTGGCACTGGGCGTCGACGGGCTCGTCACCGACCGCGTGGACGTGGGTCTGAAGGTCGCCGCCGAGGTCGCCTGACGTCCGCCGCTCAGACCGCATCCGCGGTCCTCGCTGCTGCGTTCGGCCGTTCGCGCAGGAGGCATCCCGCCGAATCCGAGTGCTGATGCTGGGCCCGCTGAGCATCCTCTGGGAAACCTCCCGATGAGGGGCCTGTTCGGATGATCCATCCAGGTCCCGTCGTTATACCTGAAGAGCGAGGAGAGGACCACACAATGGCAGACCGCAGCTTGCGCGGCATTCGACTCGGCGCCCAGAGCCTTCAAAGTGAAGACGGCGTCGTGTTCCATGAGCGCGCGCAGTTCACCTACACCTGCACCGCGTGCCGGCGCGACACCACCCTGACGTTCGCGGCCGACGCCGAAGTGCCCGACACCTGGGAGTGCCGCACCTGTGGTGCAGAGGCCGTCCTCCGTGTCGGTGACACGACCGTCACGGTCGACCACAGCGACGACAAGGCGCCCCGCACGCACTGGGACATGCTGCTCGAGCGCCGTACGATCCCCGAGCTCGAAGAGCTTCTCGAGGAGCGTCTCGCCTACATCCGCGCGCGTCGCGGCGCCGGTGAGGACGTCACCACGGAGAAGATCAGCGCCTGACTCAGGGTTGCAGCGCGACGCCGGTTCCTTCGGGGGCCGGCGTTTTCGCGCTGCGGCGGTAGACGACGACGCCGAGGGCGATGAGCAGAGCGAGGCTCCCCCACCCGATGACGATCTGCACCCACGCGCCGAGGAGGACGGCGGGCGTCAGCCCGGTCCGCAGCGGCACGTCGGCCAGCACGTGCCCCGCTGTGCCTGCGGGCAGGCTCTGGATCGTGCTGCCGTCGGGCGCGATCACCTGACTCGTGCCGACCGTGGAGATGTTGACGACCGACCTGCCGGTCTCGATCGCGCGCATCCGGGCGACCGCGAGCTGCTGAAGGTTCTCGTCCGTGCCGCGGAAGTCGGCGTTGTTCGTCTGGAACGCGTAGAACTCCGCACCCGACTCGGCCCCCTCCCAGATCACGTCGTCGTAGATGACGTCGAAGCAGATGGCGAGCCCGATGCCGACCCCGCGTGCGCGGACGTAGGGCGGATCGATTCCCGGAGTGTACTCGCGCTGGATCAGGTTGATCAGATCCGGCGCGAGCGCGCCGTAGAACCAGCGATCCGGCACGTACTCGCCGAACGGCACCGGATGCCGTTTGGCATACGACTGCGTGATGCCCGCGCCGGCCTGCCAGAGGAACGAGGTGTTGAAGTACTCCTTGCCCTTCTGGACGACCCCGTTCGCGAGGAACGCCGCGCCCGCCTGCCGCTGGACCTCGTTCAGGACGGCGACGGTCGGCTCGTCCTGCGTCGGGTCGTAGTCGATGCCGCCCTCGGGCCAGACGAGGAGGTCGAGATTCTTGCCGAAGAGGGGCTGGGATGCGGCGACCTGCGCGTTCAGGACCGCGTAGTCCTCGTGCTTGTCGAAGTACCCCGACGGCCCATTGCCCTGCACGGCGCCGACGCGCATCGTTCCCGCACCGGTCGTCGGGAACTGCGGCACCGCCACCAGGACGACGATCAGCGCGACGACCGGAATGGCGGCGCGCAGATCGCGCAGCGATCGCAGCCGTGCGTACTCGATGGTCCCGGCGCACAGCGCCACGATGAGGAACGTCAGACCGGAGACGCCGACCCACGAGGCGAGGTCGGCGAGAGGGCTGTTGGACTGGGTGAGCCCGATGCGTCCCCAGGGGAATCCGCCGTAGGGCCACGAGCCGACGAACTGCTCGCGCGCCGTCCAGAGCCCGGCCACGAGAAGCGGCAGGCCGATGAGCCGCGACCAGGTCCCCGGCATCACGCGCGGCAGCCAGCGGTAGGCCAGGGCGATCGGGATCGAGCCGATCGCGGTGAGGGCGGACTCCAGGATCGAGAGGGCGAGCCACGGCACCGGCCCGAGATACCGAGCCGTGAACGAGACGTTCACGAGGAAGAACGCGAGCCCGAACGCGAAGCCCACGAGCAGGGAGCCCCAGACGGTTCGCCCGATGAGGCTCAGCAGCGCCAGCGTCACGCCGACGAACGCCATGGGCCACCACGCGAGGCTCGGGAAGGCCGTCGTCAGGGCGAGACCGCCGGCGACCGCGCTGAGGGTCGCCGCCCACAGCGGGAGGAAGGGGCGGAACGGCGGCACGGATCGAGCCTAAGCCACCGCGAAATGCGCGGGTTTCACACCGAGGAGTACGCCACGATGCCGTGCCGCACCTCATCGAGCGCCGTGCGCGCGGTGGACGCCAGCGCGGGTTGCGCGACGAGCGAGAGCTGGTCGAGCAGGTCGATCGTCTGCTTCGCCCAGCGTACGAAGTCCCCCGCCGCCATGTCGGCCTCGATGAGCACCCGGTCCAGCGGCATCCCCAGCGCCCACGCATGCATCGCGGTCGCGAGCCCCGTCGCGACAGGGTTGGAGCCCGGGAGGCGGTGCTCGCGCTCGAGGTCGTCGAGCTCCTGCCAGAGGTCCTGCGTGGCCGTGAGCGCGGCACGGAACGCTCCGCGCGGAAGGCCGTTCGCACCCGGGCCGTCGCCATCCCGCCGCGGCTCGTACACGAGGCAGCAGGCGATCGCGGCGAGGGATGCGGCATCCAATCGGTCCCAGAGTCCGAGCCGCAGGGACTCGGCCACGAGCAGGTCGCGCTCGCCGTAGATCCGTCGCATGGTCGCACCCGACGCCGTGACCCGCGTGGCGGCTCCCGTGCCCTCGACGTAGCCGACCTCGCCCAGCACCTCGACCACGCGGTCGAAGACGCGGGCGACCGTGCCCGTACGGGTCTCGATCTGCTGGCGCAGGCGATCGGCGGTGCGGCGCAGCTTCCAGTACCGCTCGGCCCATCGGGCATGGTCCTCGCGGTCGGGACAGGAGTGGCAGGGGTGGCGCTGCATCCGTCGCCGCAGCGTGGCGATCTGCTTGTGCCGGGCGTCGCGTGTGGAGCGGGAGGCGTTCGCGTCCTTGCGGTTGATCTTCTCCAGATCGCCCAGCTCGCGGCGGATGCCCGAGTACTCGGCGAAGTCACCGCGATCGCAGCTCATCGCCTTCGCGTAGCCGGCGAGCGACTCCTCCTGCTCGCGGACTTGTCGGGCGAGGCCGACGACGGCGCGATCGGCTTGGAACTGCGCGAACGACGACTCGAGGATCTGCCGTGCCCGCGGACGCCCGAACTGCTCGATAAGGTTCACCGCCATGTTGTACGTCGGCCGGAAGCTCGAGTTCAGCGGGTAGGTGCGGCGGGATGCGAGGGCCGCCACCGCCTGCGGGTCGAGGCCTTCGGTCCACTGGATGACGGCGTGGCCCTCGACGTCGATGCCGCGCCGCCCGGCGCGGCCGGTGAGCTGCGTGTACTCCCCCGGTGTGATGGCGACCCGCGCCTCGCCGTTGAACTTCTCCAGCTTCTCGAGGACCACGGTGCGTGCCGGCATGTTGATGCCGAGGGCGAGCGTCTCGGTCGCGAAGACCGCCTTCAGGAGCTTGCGCTGGAAGAGCTCCTCGACGACCTCCTTGAATGCGGGCAGAAGCCCCGCGTGATGGGCGGCGACGCCGCGCTCGAGGTTCTCCCGCCATTCCCAGTAGCCGAGGACCGCGAGGTCCTCGTCGAGCATCATGCGGGTGCGCTCGTCGACGATGGCACGGATCTCGGCGCGCTCCTCCGGCGTCGTGAGGCGGAGCCCGGCGCGGCGCACTTGCTGCACCGCGGCGTCGCAGCCCATCCGGCTGAAGATGAAGAAGATCGCGGGCAGGAGGTTCGCCCGGTTCAGCAGCTCGACGACGTCGGGGCGGTCGAGCCGCTCGATGCGGCTCACGTTCGCCGAGCGCACCGGCCGTGTGCCGCCCTTGTGCGGGCGGCGGCGGACCGCTTCATAGCCGGCGTGGCGTGCACTGCTCGACGCCTGGGCGCGCCGGTTGCTCTCGTACGTCTGGCCCTTGAACGAGCGGATGCGCATCAGTTCCTGGTTGACGCGTGCGGTGGCCACGCCCGCGCGGTCGTCGAACAGGGGCAGCAGGTCGCTGCGCACCAGAACATGCTGTTCGAGCGGAACCGGCCGCGTCTCGGACACGATGACCTCGGTGTCGCCGCGTACCGTGTCGAGCCAGTCGCCGAACTCCTCCGCGTTGGAGACCGTGGCCGACAGAGACACCAGGCGGACGGCGGACGGGAGGTGGATGATGACCTCCTCCCACACGGCTCCGCGGAAGCGGTCGGCGAGGTAGTGCACCTCATCCATCACGACGAAGCGCAGCCCGCGCAGCGCGGGAGAGTCCGCGTACAGCATGTTGCGCAGGACTTCCGTCGTCATGACGACGATGCGCGCGTTGCCGTTGATGTTCGTGTCGCCGGTGAGAAGGCCCACGTCGTCCGGCCCGTACACGTCGACGAGCTCACGGAACTTCTGGTTCGAGAGCGCCTTGATCGGGGTCGTGTAGAACGCCTTCTCATCGCTCTCGCGCATGGCGAGATGGATCGCGAATTCGCCCACGATGGTCTTGCCCGCGCCGGTCGGGGCAGCGACGAGCACGCTGCGGCCCTCCTCCAGTGCACGGCAGGCCTCGATCTGGAAAGGATCCAGCGAAAAGCGCTGGGAATCCGCGAACGCCGTGGCGAGCGGATGCGCTGCGGCCGCACGGGCCTGTTCGTACCGCTCGGAGGGGGAGCTCACTCCACTGGGTCCGGCGGCAGGATGAGCTTCTCGCGCTTGCGCTTTCGCCGGTCGAACAGCATGGAGATTCCCACCGCCGCGAAGTACAGCACGGCGAGGATGCCGCCGAGCAGCAGCATGGACGTCACATCTGCGGCGGGGGTGGCCGCGGCCGCGAAGACCGCGATGACGACGATGGCGATCCGCCAGGCCTTGAGGATGCCGCGACCCGACACGACGCCCGCGAGGTTCAGCGCCACCAGGAACACGGGGGTGACGAACGAGACCCCGATCACGAGAAGCAGCTTGAAGACGAAGTCGTAGTAGGTCGAATAGTCGTAGAACTGCGAGATGCCTTTGCCCTCCGGCACGAAGTTCGCCATCAGCAGGACCATGTGCGGCATGATCAGCCAGCCGACGTAGAGTCCGGCGGCGAACAGCGGAACAGCGGCACCGAGGAACCCGATCGTGTACCGGATCTCCTTACGGGTGAGCCCGGGCATGATGAACGCCCAGATCTGCCAGAGCCAGATGGGCGCGGACAGAAGCAGCCCGATCGAGAACGCGATGCGCATGTGGAGATCGAAGCCGCTCGAGACCGTGTTGAAGTTCAGGGCGGTGTACAGCCGCCCCTGCTCCACTGCGATCTGCTTGATGGGCTGGGCCAGCAGATCGATCACCGGCCCGGAGATGATGAACGCGATGACCATCCCGACGATCAGCGCCGCGGCCGCGATGAACAGGCGGCGCCGCAGTTCGAGCAGATGCTTGATCAGCGGCATCCGCTTGTCGTTGCGAGGTGCCTCCGGCCCGCTGAGCTGGGAGGTTCCAGCCGTAGCCACGTCCGTCAGGAGTTGGAGTCGGCGGGCTTGCCCGACTCGACCGAAGCCTTCGCCGCGTCATCAGACGCGGGCTGCTCGACCTTCGCGCTCGCCGTCGCGTTGTCCTCTTCCTTCATCGCCTTCATCTCACCCTTGAACACCCGCGCCGACTGCCCGAGGCTCTTGGCCAGCGCCGGCAGCTTCGCCGCGCCGAAGATCAGGATGATGACGGCGAGGATGATCAGCAGGTGCGGCCATCCGAATGCGCCCATGAGGAGCCCTCCAAGTCGTTTGGGGCCAGTCTAATACCGTCCGGCCCGGAGTATCCGCGAGTCTCAGTGGTATTGGGCGAGTCCGGCCTCTGCCCAGGCCGCCGCGGCGGCGCGGGCCGCCGGCGGCGACAGGATCTCTACCGCTCCGCCGCGGCGTGCGGCGAGGCGCTTGAGGCTGTGCTCGTCGGCGACCTGCAGCGTCGCGGTGGTGATGCCCCCCGACGACTCCACAATCGCCCGGTCGAGGTAGTCGCCGAGCAGGGGGGCGACGTCGTCGGCGAAGCGCACACGGATCTCGATGTCGTTCTCGCCCGGGGAGAAGAGCGCAGGCACGCTGTCGTCGCCGTGGGTGATCGGGATGTCGGTGAGCTCGAGGTCGCTCACCCGGTCGAGGTGGAACGTGCGCATCGCCTGACGGAGGTGGCACCAGCCCTGCAGGTACCACTCGCCGTTCGCGATGTGCACCTTGACCGGGTCCACCGTGCGCGTGGTGGCCTCGGCATCCGGCGCCTTGTACGTGAAGGAGAGCGCGACGCCCGAGCGCAGCGCCTCGTCGACCGCGACGCGGACGGCGTCGACACGCGGCGGCACGACGATCACCTCGGCGGGGGCGCTGGCCGCGCCCTTGGACAGCTTGGCGAGAAGCCCGGCCACCACGTCGCTCGAGCCGACCCCGGGCAGCGATCGGGCCAGCTGCAGACCCGCGAGGAGTGCGGCGGCCTCGCGCGCCGTGAGCTTCGGCGCGCGCTCGAGGGCCACGGTGTTGGTGATGACGATCGTGTCCTGCTCGTCGAGCAGCTCCCAGTCGATGTCGAACAGATCGTTCGGCATCTGCCAGTAGCCCGCGTCGCCCGGGCGGCCGATCATGGTGAGCTGGCGCACCATGGCGCGCATCTGCTCGCGCGAGACGTCGAAGTCGTCGGCCGCCTCGGCGATCGAGACCTCCTCCTTCGCGACGAGGTAGGGAACGAGCTGCAGCATCAGGGCGGCGCGTGCCGACGCCTGGGCCGGACGCGGGCTCATGCGGCCCTCCCGGTGTGGACGTCGAGCGTGGCGCGCAGGCGACGGACGACCTCGTCGCGCAGCTGCAGGGGCTCGACGACGCGAACCTCGGGTCCGTACGAGGCGAGCTCGTCCGCCAGGACGTGCACATCCACGTACGGGACGCGGATGCCCTGCTCCGCCGGGGTCGCGCGACGACCCAGTCGTAGTGCGGCCTCGCTGCCGGGGTTCACCTCGAGCAGGGCCGACATCCGCGCCGCGAGCGCCTCCAGGCCCTTCAGCGCGCGATCCCCCGCGCCCTCGCGCTGCGCGGGGTCGAATGCTTCGCGTGTCGCGACGACGTCGCCGACGATGCGCGAGAGC
This genomic window contains:
- a CDS encoding RNA polymerase-binding protein RbpA is translated as MADRSLRGIRLGAQSLQSEDGVVFHERAQFTYTCTACRRDTTLTFAADAEVPDTWECRTCGAEAVLRVGDTTVTVDHSDDKAPRTHWDMLLERRTIPELEELLEERLAYIRARRGAGEDVTTEKISA
- the lnt gene encoding apolipoprotein N-acyltransferase, yielding MPPFRPFLPLWAATLSAVAGGLALTTAFPSLAWWPMAFVGVTLALLSLIGRTVWGSLLVGFAFGLAFFLVNVSFTARYLGPVPWLALSILESALTAIGSIPIALAYRWLPRVMPGTWSRLIGLPLLVAGLWTAREQFVGSWPYGGFPWGRIGLTQSNSPLADLASWVGVSGLTFLIVALCAGTIEYARLRSLRDLRAAIPVVALIVVLVAVPQFPTTGAGTMRVGAVQGNGPSGYFDKHEDYAVLNAQVAASQPLFGKNLDLLVWPEGGIDYDPTQDEPTVAVLNEVQRQAGAAFLANGVVQKGKEYFNTSFLWQAGAGITQSYAKRHPVPFGEYVPDRWFYGALAPDLINLIQREYTPGIDPPYVRARGVGIGLAICFDVIYDDVIWEGAESGAEFYAFQTNNADFRGTDENLQQLAVARMRAIETGRSVVNISTVGTSQVIAPDGSTIQSLPAGTAGHVLADVPLRTGLTPAVLLGAWVQIVIGWGSLALLIALGVVVYRRSAKTPAPEGTGVALQP
- a CDS encoding DEAD/DEAH box helicase — encoded protein: MSSPSERYEQARAAAAHPLATAFADSQRFSLDPFQIEACRALEEGRSVLVAAPTGAGKTIVGEFAIHLAMRESDEKAFYTTPIKALSNQKFRELVDVYGPDDVGLLTGDTNINGNARIVVMTTEVLRNMLYADSPALRGLRFVVMDEVHYLADRFRGAVWEEVIIHLPSAVRLVSLSATVSNAEEFGDWLDTVRGDTEVIVSETRPVPLEQHVLVRSDLLPLFDDRAGVATARVNQELMRIRSFKGQTYESNRRAQASSSARHAGYEAVRRRPHKGGTRPVRSANVSRIERLDRPDVVELLNRANLLPAIFFIFSRMGCDAAVQQVRRAGLRLTTPEERAEIRAIVDERTRMMLDEDLAVLGYWEWRENLERGVAAHHAGLLPAFKEVVEELFQRKLLKAVFATETLALGINMPARTVVLEKLEKFNGEARVAITPGEYTQLTGRAGRRGIDVEGHAVIQWTEGLDPQAVAALASRRTYPLNSSFRPTYNMAVNLIEQFGRPRARQILESSFAQFQADRAVVGLARQVREQEESLAGYAKAMSCDRGDFAEYSGIRRELGDLEKINRKDANASRSTRDARHKQIATLRRRMQRHPCHSCPDREDHARWAERYWKLRRTADRLRQQIETRTGTVARVFDRVVEVLGEVGYVEGTGAATRVTASGATMRRIYGERDLLVAESLRLGLWDRLDAASLAAIACCLVYEPRRDGDGPGANGLPRGAFRAALTATQDLWQELDDLEREHRLPGSNPVATGLATAMHAWALGMPLDRVLIEADMAAGDFVRWAKQTIDLLDQLSLVAQPALASTARTALDEVRHGIVAYSSV
- the tatC gene encoding twin-arginine translocase subunit TatC is translated as MPLIKHLLELRRRLFIAAAALIVGMVIAFIISGPVIDLLAQPIKQIAVEQGRLYTALNFNTVSSGFDLHMRIAFSIGLLLSAPIWLWQIWAFIMPGLTRKEIRYTIGFLGAAVPLFAAGLYVGWLIMPHMVLLMANFVPEGKGISQFYDYSTYYDFVFKLLLVIGVSFVTPVFLVALNLAGVVSGRGILKAWRIAIVVIAVFAAAATPAADVTSMLLLGGILAVLYFAAVGISMLFDRRKRKREKLILPPDPVE
- the tatA gene encoding Sec-independent protein translocase subunit TatA, which produces MGAFGWPHLLIILAVIILIFGAAKLPALAKSLGQSARVFKGEMKAMKEEDNATASAKVEQPASDDAAKASVESGKPADSNS
- a CDS encoding helix-turn-helix transcriptional regulator; translated protein: MSPRPAQASARAALMLQLVPYLVAKEEVSIAEAADDFDVSREQMRAMVRQLTMIGRPGDAGYWQMPNDLFDIDWELLDEQDTIVITNTVALERAPKLTAREAAALLAGLQLARSLPGVGSSDVVAGLLAKLSKGAASAPAEVIVVPPRVDAVRVAVDEALRSGVALSFTYKAPDAEATTRTVDPVKVHIANGEWYLQGWCHLRQAMRTFHLDRVSDLELTDIPITHGDDSVPALFSPGENDIEIRVRFADDVAPLLGDYLDRAIVESSGGITTATLQVADEHSLKRLAARRGGAVEILSPPAARAAAAAWAEAGLAQYH